Proteins from a genomic interval of Fusarium oxysporum Fo47 chromosome I, complete sequence:
- a CDS encoding Melibiase-domain-containing protein, which produces MTLLQTTTPSPKADPIVVDGTSFALNGKNVSYRFHVDPATGDLLLDHFGDRITENPIAQIMSNGGGWSTQAHLRREFPDLGRGDFRTPAVHIKHAKGFTVCNFKYKSHTVLKGKPAIEKLPSTFGSDDDVSTLIIHLYDEYSSVGADLSYSIFPNFDAIVRNVKIINKSDDVITVEKLSSFSVDFPHESYEMLQLQGEWTRECNRTRRKVEYGLQGFGSTTGYSSHYHNPFLSMVSPSTTESHGEAWGFSLVYTGSFSVEVEKSHQGLTRALVGMNPCQLSWPLRSGESLQSPECVSVFSNLGIGEMSRKFHRLYRQNLIRSKFVSETRPVLLNSWEGLYFDFDDKTIYKLAQESAKLGAKLFVLDDGWFGDKHPRVNDHAGLGDWVANPKRFPSGLDSLAKDITKLQVKDSDEKLQFGLWFEPEMVNQKSELYEQHPEWVLSAGNYARSETRQQLVLNAALPEVQDFIISSVSKILETVPVSYVKWDNNRAMHESPTPDNHHAYMLGIYHVFDVLTARFPDVLWEGCASGGGRFDPGILQYFPQVWTSDNMDAFDRIHIQFGTSLVYPPSTMGAHVCSAPNDVTGRSIPMSFRAHVAMMGGSFGFELNPDHTPEEDKAQIPDLIKLAEKINPIIIKGDMWRLVLPEDSNFPAAIFVSEDGSQAVLFAFQIRATTVLNYPLLRLAGLDPAARYRLDGGETYSGATLMNGGIQFRFGTDYDSKVVLLERV; this is translated from the exons ATGACTCTTCTTCAGACAACAACACCTAGCCCCAAAGCCGACC CAATCGTCGTGGACGGCACGTCATTTGCGCTCAACGGCAAAAATGTCTCCTACCGCTTTCACGTCGATCCAGCTACTGGAGATCTTCTGCTCGATCACTTCGGCGATCGTATAACAGAAAACCCCATCGCCCAGATCATGTCCAACGGTGGAGGCTGGTCTACTCAAGCTCATCTCCGCCGTGAATTTCCAGACCTTGGCCGTGGAGATTTCCGCACTCCTGCTGTACACATCAAGCACGCCAAGGGCTTCACAGTTTGCAACTTCAAGTACAAGTCTCATACAGTCCTTAAGGGTAAACCTGCGATTGAGAAACTGCCCAGCACATTTGGCTCAGACGATGATGTTTCAACACTGATTATACATCTTTACGATGAGTATAGCTCTGTTGGTGCAGACTTGTCGTACTCTATCTTCCCCAACTTCGACGCTATTGTTCGAAacgtcaagatcatcaacaagagtGATGATGTCATTACTGTTGAGAAGCTGTCAAGCTTCAGCGTTGACTTTCCTCATGAGAGCTACGAGATGCTGCAGTTGCAAGGAGAGTGGACCAGGGAATGCAACAGAACTCGCCGAAAGGTTGAGTATGGACTTCAAGG ATTTGGAAGTACCACTGGTTACTCGTCTCACTACCATAACCCATTCTTGTCAATGGTCTCCCCATCAACAACCGAGTCCCACGGTGAAGCTTGGGGTTTCTCCCTCGTCTATACTGGTTCCTTCAGCGTCgaagttgagaagagtcATCAAGGTCTCACTCGCGCACTCGTCGGAATGAACCCATGTCAGCTGTCTTGGCCGTTGAGATCGGGCGAGTCACTGCAATCACCAGAATGCGTTTCCGTGTTTTCCAACCTCGGCATTGGCGAGATGTCACGGAAGTTTCATCGCCTGTATCGTCAGAACCTCATCCGAAGCAAGTTTGTCTCTGAAACGAGACCTGTTTTGTTGAATAGCTGGGAGGGTCTGtactttgactttgacgacaAGACGATCTACAAATTAGCACAAGAGTCAGCAAAGTTGGGGGCCAAGCTCTTCGTGCTTGACGATGGCTGGTTTGGCGACAAGCATCCTCGTGTCAACGACCATGCTGGCCTAGGCGACTGGGTTGCAAACCCCAAGAGGTTCCCGAGTGGTCTGGACTCTCTTGCTAAGGATATCACCAAGTTGCAAGTCAAGGATTCAGACGAGAAGCTGCAGTTTGGACTGTGGTTTGAACCTGAGATGGTCAATCAGAAGTCTGAGCTATATGAGCAGCATCCTGAGTGGGTTCTGAGCGCTGGAAACTACGCTCGTAGCGAAACTCGCCAACAGCTGGTGTTGAACGCTGCCCTCCCAGAAGTACAGGACTTTATCATCAGCTCTGTATCCAAGATCTTAGAGACTGTCCCAGTCAGTTATGTCAAATGGGACAACAACCGAGCGATGCACGAGAGTCCTACGCCAGACAACCATCACGCCTACATGCTCGGCATATACCATGTCTTCGACGTGCTGACTGCCCGATTTCCCGATGTCCTTTGGGAGGGTTGCGCATCGGGTGGCGGTCGCTTCGATCCTGGCATCTTGCAATACTTCCCGCAGGTTTGGACTTCGGACAACATGGATGCTTTTGATCGCATCCATATTCAGTTCGGTACATCTTTAGTGTACCCGCCTTCGACAATGGGCGCACATGTCTGCTCTGCACCAAATGATGTGACTGGACGCTCAATCCCAATGAGCTTTAGAGCCCACGTCGCAATGATGGGCGGCTCATTCGGTTTCGAACTGAACCCTGACCATACGCCTGAGGAAGACAAGGCACAGATCCCGGATCTCATCAAACTCGCAGAGAAGATCAACCCCATCATTATCAAAGGAGATATGTGGCGGTTGGTGTTGCCCGAGGACTCCAACTTCCCTGCAGCAATCTTTGTATCAGAGGACGGAAGCCAAGCTGTCTTGTTTGCATTCCAGATCAGAGCAACTACTGTTCTCAACTATCCTCTGCTTCGACTGGCTGGACTTGACCCAGCGGCGAGGTATAGGCTTGATGGCGGAGAGACGTACTCGGGCGCTACACTAATGAATGGAGGAATTCAGTTTCGATTTGGTACAGATTATGATAGTAAGGTTGTTCTGCTAGAGAGGGTATAA
- a CDS encoding general substrate transporter, with product MGKEIINPSVSHAESYDVEASVAKTVGHDTTDQARLGAQAEHDLPPFEAVRKYPWTVVWCLVVSMCVIMEGYDTNLLSNFYAYPAFAKKYGHWNEETNNYQLSAPWQAGLGNAAGVGSFFGTLLNGYLVTKYGHIKVLIGSLISLSCFIFIVFFAPDTKVLLVGQILCGFPWGVFATTAPAYASEVLPMSLRVYMTSWTNMCFIIGQLISAGVMAGLVNTPAPWAYRIPFALQWFWPVILVPILCFAPDTPWHLVRIGRHDDALKSLARLRPRATDAELRDALGLIVYTNSLEEQLSVGTSYRDCFKGFELRRTEIAIVVFAGQILSGLNFAYNSTYFFQQIGLDSNTTYHLNVGGNGMALFATLVSWFCVMPYVGRRTAYLYGMFTMATVLFVIGALNTRTENHSIAMTQAVLTLVWTFVFQLSAGQLGWALPAEMGSTRLRQKTICLARNGYAITGVVAGVLQPYFMNPTQWNLRGYTGFIWGSTAFIVFIWGYFRLPETRNRTFEELDILFAKGVSARKFSSYKIDSFEEADSAVHQTEKA from the coding sequence ATGGGCAAAGAGATCATCAACCCTTCGGTTTCGCACGCCGAAAGCTACGATGTCGAGGCTTCGGTGGCGAAGACGGTTGGCCACGATACCACCGACCAGGCTCGTCTCGGTGCTCAGGCTGAGCATGACCTCCCTCCTTTCGAAGCCGTTCGCAAGTACCCCTGGACAGTTGTCTGGTGTCTCGTCGTCTCCATGTGCGTCATCATGGAAGGCTACGATACCAACCTCCTCTCCAACTTCTACGCCTATCCCGCCTTTGCCAAGAAGTACGGCCATTGGAACGAAGAGACCAACAACTACCAGCTCTCTGCTCCTTGGCAAGCTGGTCTCGGCAATGCTGCAGGAGTTGGTTCGTTCTTTGGAACTCTTCTCAACGGTTACCTCGTCACCAAGTATGGTCACATCAAGGTCCTCATCGGCTCCTTGATCTCTCTTAGCTGCTTTATCTttatcgtcttcttcgcTCCCGACACCAAAGTCCTCCTCGTTGGACAAATCCTCTGCGGTTTCCCCTGGGGTGTCTTCGCTACGACTGCGCCAGCCTATGCCTCTGAAGTTCTTCCCATGTCGCTTCGAGTTTACATGACCAGCTGGACCAACATGTGTTTCATCATCGGACAGCTCATCTCTGCTGGCGTCATGGCTGGTCTTGTCAACACTCCTGCTCCTTGGGCGTATCGCATCCCCTTTGCGCTCCAATGGTTCTGGCCTGTTATTCTGGTGCCTATTCTCTGCTTTGCTCCCGACACTCCCTGGCATCTTGTTCGAATTGGCCGACACGACGATGCCCTCAAGAGCCTCGCCCGACTCCGACCTCGTGCCACCGATGCTGAGCTCCGCGATGCCCTTGGCCTCATTGTCTACACTAACAGCCTCGAAGAGCAGCTTTCCGTCGGCACTTCATACCGCGACTGCTTCAAGGGCTTCGAACTTCGACGAACCGAGATTGCCATCGTTGTATTCGCTGGTCAGATTCTTTCTGGTCTCAACTTTGCCTACAACTCGACCTACTTCTTCCAGCAGATCGGTCTCGACTCTAACACCACCTACCATCTCAACGTTGGCGGAAACGGAATGGCCCTGTTTGCTACCTTGGTATCTTGGTTCTGTGTCATGCCATACGTTGGAAGACGCACGGCCTACCTTTATGGTATGTTCACCATGGCCACTGTCCTTTTCGTCATTGGCGCTCTCAACACTCGAACCGAGAATCATTCAATCGCCATGACCCAAGCTGTCCTCACTCTCGTCTGGACTTTTGTGTTCCAATTGTCTGCTGGTCAGCTCGGCTGGGCTCTTCCTGCTGAGATGGGCTCAACCAGACTCCGACAGAAGACCATCTGCCTCGCCCGCAACGGTTATGCCATCACTGGAGTTGTCGCTGGTGTTCTTCAGCCTTACTTCATGAACCCTACTCAGTGGAACCTTCGAGGTTATACCGGTTTCATCTGGGGAAGCACTGCTTTCATCGTCTTCATTTGGGGCTACTTCCGTCTTCCTGAGACCCGAAACCGCACCTTTGAGGAGCTCGACATTCTGTTCGCCAAGGGTGTTTCGGCACGCAAGTTCAGCTCCTACAAGATCGACTCTTTCGAGGAGGCGGATAGTGCTGTTCATCAGACCGAGAAGGCTTGA
- a CDS encoding amino acid/polyamine transporter I, with protein MDVKPTTNLDDYQLAQLGHSQSFKRNFSRWTMLGLAFAILNSWTALAASLSLALPSGGPVAVIWGLVTAGICNLSLAASLAEFLSAQPTSGGQYHWVATIAPASLKIPLSWITGWINLSGWACLVATNCSLSSTLIINIISLQSPSYEFQRWHQFLIYLGIAFIAFATNAFLHSLLPRINGLALVWSIAGFFIISITVLACAAPDYATADYVFATFINTTGWPDGIAWLLGLLQGGLGLTGFDAVAHMIEEIPNAASEGPKIMLYCQYIGISTGFLFLIVVLFVSGGIKNADTIIGSTAGPLLEIFYLATNSKVGAICLLMFPLLCLVFAAIAVMTTSSRMMFAFARDGGLPASRIWWKVHPKLGVPMNALYLNVVIVVIFGCIYLGSTVAFNAIVASSVVALGLSYGIPIALHLARGRSQLPEGAFKLPNWLGWATNIIGLVYTIVTTVLFLFPPALPVDGTTMNYCVVAFGVIVVISAIQWIVDGRKNFEGPRITIGEHEMAERDIDE; from the coding sequence ATGGATGTCAAACCAACCACCAATCTCGATGACTACCAACTCGCTCAACTGGGTCATTCCCAGTCCTTCAAGCGCAACTTCAGTCGCTGGACAATGCTGGGCTTAGCCTTTGCTATCCTCAACTCTTGGACTGCGCTTGCAGCATCACTTTCGCTCGCTCTACCTTCAGGTGGACCTGTTGCTGTGATCTGGGGATTAGTCACGGCTGGTATCTGCAACCTCTCACTTGCCGCAAGTCTAGCTGAGTTTCTGTCAGCACAGCCAACTTCTGGTGGACAGTATCATTGGGTTGCCACAATTGCCCCTGCGTCTTTGAAGATTCCTCTGTCTTGGATCACGGGTTGGATCAATCTCAGTGGCTGGGCCTGTCTGGTTGCGACGAATTGCTCCTTGTCGAGcactctcatcatcaacatcatctcgCTCCAAAGTCCCAGCTACGAGTTCCAGAGATGGCACCAATTCCTCATATATCTCGGTATCGCCTTTATCGCCTTCGCAACCAACGCTTTCCTTCATTCCCTCCTCCCTCGCATCAATGGTCTTGCCCTTGTCTGGAGTATCGCcggcttcttcatcatctccattACAGTGCTCGCGTGCGCTGCGCCCGACTATGCCACGGCCGACTACGTATTCGCTACCTTTATCAACACAACGGGTTGGCCAGACGGTATTGCCTGGCTCCTTGGTCTCTTGCAGGGAGGACTTGGACTTACAGGGTTTGATGCTGTTGCTCACATGATTGAAGAAATTCCCAATGCAGCGAGCGAGGGCCCCAAGATTATGCTGTACTGTCAGTACATCGGCATCTCAACTGGCTTCCTGTTTCTCATCGTGGTACTCTTCGTGTCTGGTGGAATCAAGAACGCTGATACCATCATTGGCTCGACTGCCGGTCCCTTACTTGAAATCTTCTACTTGGCCACCAACAGCAAAGTCGGAGCTATTTGCCTGCTAATGTTCCCTCTTCTCTGCCTGGTATTTGCTGCCATCGCAGTCATGACGACTTCATCACGTATGATGTTCGCGTTCGCAAGAGATGGTGGACTTCCAGCATCACGCATCTGGTGGAAGGTTCACCCCAAGCTTGGTGTACCCATGAACGCCCTTTATCTCAATGTTGTCATTGTGGTCATCTTTGGCTGTATCTACCTCGGTTCTACTGTTGCCTTCAATGCTATCGTCGCGTCTTCGGTGGTGGCTCTTGGTCTGAGCTATGGCATCCCCATCGCCCTCCACCTCGCGCGTGGTCGATCTCAATTGCCCGAAGGAGCCTTCAAGCTACCGAACTGGCTTGGATGGGCAACAAACATTATCGGGCTAGTCTATACCATCGTTACCACCGTGCTCTTCCTATTCCCTCCAGCCTTACCTGTTGATGGGACTACGATGAACTACTGTGTTGTTGCATTTGGTGTCATTGTGGTCATATCGGCCATTCAGTGGATTGTGGATGGAAGAAAGAACTTTGAAGGACCTCGAATCACGATAGGCGAACATGAGATGGCAGAAAGAGATATTGATGAATGA